One genomic segment of Bacteroides caccae includes these proteins:
- a CDS encoding amino acid kinase family protein has translation MKVCKFEKIKDEDDIKQVINCIRQEHPYVAVLPVLTQLQEWMQAISASWFHEEDEASHTTVNAIEEYCYSLTNHLITEPQLNQDMKIRIRECIKKIHALVEDKADLLIDKTIKAEIYGLSSDLFTYSLRQQGFHAQTLDTGKFMQINLERKPDIPYIQETVRQYIDENQDFDIFVAPLSICKNVYGEIDFMSERRNDYYATVLATIFQADEIVLSTQINHIYANRNCRREQHSLTYTEAEQLINSGVYLLYTDCITLAARSNMAIRLTDIHDLTTERLYISSHDTGGSVKAILSQDSATFVRFTSLNVLPGYLLMGKLLEVINKYQINVVSMASSNVSISMMLTASSDTLRIVQRELHKYAEMVIDENMSVIHIIGSLHWKRTQVESHIMDTIKDIPVSLISYGGSDHCFTLSVHTTDKNKLINSLSRQFFGNQCAA, from the coding sequence ATGAAAGTTTGCAAATTTGAAAAAATTAAAGATGAAGATGATATCAAGCAAGTTATCAACTGTATCCGGCAGGAACACCCTTATGTGGCCGTACTTCCTGTATTGACACAGTTGCAAGAATGGATGCAGGCTATCTCCGCCAGTTGGTTCCACGAAGAAGACGAAGCTTCTCATACCACAGTTAATGCTATCGAAGAATATTGTTATAGCCTGACCAATCATCTCATCACAGAACCGCAATTGAATCAGGATATGAAAATCCGTATCCGAGAGTGCATAAAGAAGATACATGCATTGGTAGAGGACAAAGCTGATTTACTGATTGATAAAACAATAAAAGCTGAAATATACGGACTGTCCAGTGATTTATTCACTTACAGCTTGCGCCAACAGGGATTTCATGCCCAAACGCTGGATACCGGTAAATTTATGCAAATCAACCTGGAAAGAAAACCGGATATCCCCTATATCCAGGAAACTGTCCGTCAATATATTGACGAAAACCAAGATTTCGACATTTTTGTCGCCCCGCTCTCTATCTGTAAGAATGTATATGGTGAAATAGACTTCATGAGCGAAAGGCGTAACGACTACTACGCAACAGTACTCGCTACCATTTTTCAAGCGGACGAAATAGTCTTATCCACCCAAATCAATCATATCTATGCAAACCGGAACTGCCGGAGAGAGCAGCACTCACTGACCTATACGGAAGCCGAACAACTGATTAACAGCGGAGTTTACCTGCTCTACACAGACTGCATCACCCTTGCGGCACGCTCCAATATGGCTATCCGCCTGACAGATATCCACGACCTGACAACCGAACGGCTCTATATCTCCTCTCATGACACAGGAGGCAGTGTCAAAGCAATACTTTCACAGGACTCGGCCACCTTTGTACGCTTTACGTCATTAAACGTATTGCCCGGCTATCTGCTAATGGGGAAACTACTGGAAGTCATCAACAAATATCAAATAAACGTCGTTTCAATGGCCTCATCCAACGTATCTATCTCCATGATGCTGACAGCCAGCAGTGATACCCTGCGAATAGTCCAAAGGGAACTGCATAAGTATGCCGAAATGGTCATAGACGAAAATATGTCCGTGATACACATCATCGGCTCACTTCACTGGAAACGCACCCAGGTAGAAAGCCACATCATGGACACTATCAAGGACATTCCCGTATCTCTCATTTCTTATGGGGGAAGCGACCACTGCTTCACGTTATCTGTGCACACCAC
- a CDS encoding TIGR02757 family protein: protein MTEDIKNKLLMCAEIYHCADFITSDPVQFPHRYTLKQDIEISGLLTAIMSFGNRKQILKKADELHRLMGDSPYQYVLSRQWEVDFPSGVTNSFYRMLSYADFYGYFRRLYAAYTQFESLEETLNAYSGIPMEKLCSFLEVSAKSPQKKLNMFLRWMIRRDSAVDFGIWKSFDRKELIVPLDTHVCRVAHYFKLTDTETFSLKNARQITAALAEVFPDDPCLGDFALFGLGVNGEI, encoded by the coding sequence ATGACTGAAGATATAAAGAATAAACTTTTGATGTGTGCGGAGATTTACCATTGCGCAGACTTTATTACAAGCGACCCGGTACAATTCCCTCATCGCTATACGCTGAAACAGGATATTGAAATCAGTGGCTTGCTAACCGCGATTATGAGTTTCGGCAATCGCAAACAGATATTGAAGAAAGCAGACGAACTGCACAGGCTGATGGGAGATTCGCCTTATCAGTATGTGCTGTCCCGCCAGTGGGAGGTCGATTTCCCTTCGGGAGTAACCAATAGCTTTTATCGTATGCTGTCATATGCCGACTTTTATGGATACTTCCGGCGATTATATGCAGCCTATACACAGTTTGAAAGCTTGGAAGAAACTTTGAATGCGTACTCAGGAATACCTATGGAAAAGTTGTGCTCATTCCTTGAAGTATCCGCTAAAAGTCCTCAAAAGAAACTCAATATGTTTTTGCGTTGGATGATTCGCCGGGATTCGGCAGTTGATTTTGGAATTTGGAAGAGCTTTGACCGCAAAGAACTGATTGTTCCTTTGGATACACACGTCTGCCGGGTAGCCCATTATTTCAAGTTGACGGATACAGAAACCTTCTCTTTGAAAAATGCCCGTCAGATAACGGCAGCATTGGCTGAGGTTTTCCCGGATGACCCTTGCCTGGGCGATTTCGCCTTGTTCGGCTTAGGGGTGAATGGGGAGATTTAA
- a CDS encoding leucine-rich repeat protein: MKQTRPYIITALCLQMVLGAILLSCSTENDEYKKDSPSAENPAEPVGALLEDFSIEQLPAKTIYALGENIDLTGLNVTGKYDDGKQRPVKVTPEQISGFSSSAPVDKQEVTITIEGKQKSFSVQISPVRVENGVLTEVLKGHNEIILPNSVKSIPKAAFRGSQINKVVLNEGLQSIGDMAFFNSTVQEVVFPTTLEQLEENIFYYCRNLKKADLSRTKLTKLPASTFVYAGVEEVLLPATLKEIGAQAFLKTSQLKTIEIPENVRTIGLEAFRESGITTVKLPNGVTTIAQRAFYYCPELTEVTTYGTVINENPEAMIHPYCLEGCPKLTRFDISKSIRILGQGLLGGNRKVTQLTIPANVTQINFSAFNNTGIKEVMVEGITPPQVFEKVWYGFPDDITVIRVPAESVEKYKNANGWKDFTNKITAF; the protein is encoded by the coding sequence ATGAAACAAACTAGACCTTATATAATTACAGCACTTTGCCTGCAAATGGTTCTGGGAGCAATATTACTAAGTTGCAGCACCGAAAATGACGAATATAAGAAAGATTCACCTTCGGCAGAAAATCCTGCTGAACCCGTAGGAGCTTTACTAGAGGATTTCTCCATAGAACAATTACCTGCAAAAACGATTTATGCATTAGGAGAGAATATAGACTTAACCGGCCTTAACGTGACAGGCAAGTATGATGACGGGAAACAACGACCTGTGAAGGTTACCCCGGAACAGATCAGTGGTTTCTCATCATCTGCCCCTGTTGATAAACAGGAAGTAACCATAACGATAGAGGGTAAACAGAAAAGTTTCTCCGTGCAGATTTCTCCTGTCCGTGTAGAAAATGGAGTATTGACGGAAGTATTAAAAGGGCATAATGAAATCATACTTCCCAATAGTGTGAAGTCAATTCCAAAAGCTGCTTTCAGAGGTAGTCAAATAAACAAGGTGGTGCTCAACGAAGGGCTGCAATCTATCGGAGATATGGCTTTCTTCAATTCAACCGTTCAGGAAGTTGTATTCCCGACGACTCTGGAACAACTTGAGGAAAATATTTTCTACTATTGCCGGAACTTGAAAAAAGCAGATCTAAGCCGGACGAAACTCACCAAACTTCCTGCCAGCACTTTTGTATATGCGGGCGTTGAAGAGGTGCTGCTGCCTGCGACCCTGAAAGAAATCGGAGCACAGGCATTCCTTAAGACGTCTCAATTGAAAACGATTGAGATTCCGGAGAATGTAAGAACAATCGGGTTGGAAGCATTCCGGGAAAGTGGCATTACCACTGTGAAATTACCGAATGGTGTTACAACCATAGCGCAAAGAGCCTTTTATTACTGCCCGGAATTGACGGAAGTGACCACCTACGGAACTGTTATCAATGAAAATCCCGAAGCGATGATTCACCCCTATTGCCTTGAAGGATGTCCGAAATTAACTCGCTTCGATATTTCTAAAAGTATTCGGATTTTGGGACAAGGACTATTGGGTGGTAATAGAAAAGTGACTCAATTAACCATTCCGGCAAACGTCACACAGATTAATTTTTCAGCTTTCAATAATACAGGTATTAAGGAAGTAATGGTAGAAGGGATAACACCTCCACAGGTATTTGAAAAAGTATGGTACGGATTTCCGGACGATATCACAGTCATTCGTGTTCCTGCCGAATCTGTGGAGAAATACAAGAATGCAAATGGTTGGAAGGATTTCACAAACAAAATAACAGCATTTTAA